GAACAGAGTGGATTCATTGCTCAAATGATCTGGTTGAGCACCACAGGATAATAAAATAAAAGTTAAAAGTACTGGGATTGAGAGACGCATGAAGCCCCCTTTGAGTTTTTTTATTTGTGGTCAAATCTAAGTGAATACTTCAAGGTTCAAAAGGAAGTGTTCCGAGTGATCTCTCCGCGATTTTTAAAAAAATGAAGGGCATCAGAATCATCTCAACTCAGTAATGATAGTCACCTAATCTGTCCCTTTGGGGGCGCTATGATATTTCACTGAATAGTTGGTGATAATCTACTCACGCTTCCTATGCTACCTTGTCCACTTGCGGTAAATGCACACCCCTCATCTCCATGATTGACCATTTGTAGAATTACTCCCCAGGGATTTCCTCCCCTTCTATAAATTGAATCACTTCGCAGCCTCTTACCAAAAGGAAGGTATCAAATGAATTTACTAAGAAAGTGCGAATGGAGTTGTCTACTCCTCCTGTCAATCATGATCCTCAGTTGTGAGGAGTCATCGTCCCCTGAGGTAGAAAAAACAGCTGGCGGACTAATCCGATCAGAACTCATTCACAATTACAGTGCTGAGGAGATGGGTCAACTCCTGGCTATGCTGGGGATTCCAGACCCTCACAGTGTTCAGACTTCATTTCGTGCGGTGAAGCTGATTTACTATTCTCCCGATGTGAAAGGGGAAATGCAGCGGTTGTCCGGGGCTATCATATTCCCAGTAGATGATTTGGAGCATCCCGTGTTGAGCATGCAGCATGGCACTGTTACCAGACGAGATGAGGTAGCGTCAGTAGATCCTCTGAACTCCTCGGCAGGAATCACAGCACTCCTGACCGCATCCCTGGGATACATCACCCTGGTTCCTGATTATGCCGGGTATGGTGACTCCAACGATCATCATCCCTATATGCATGGAGAATTGCTGGCAAATTCGGTAATAGATATGATCCGCGCTGCTCAGCGTTACTGCGATGAAGAGGATATTAAACGGAATGAAAGACTTTTTCTCGCTGGATACTCCGAGGGGGGCTATGCCACCCTGGCGGCCCAACAGCTCATGGAAACTGACTATCCAGATGAGTTTAACCTCACGGCGGTTGCTCCCATGGCAGGACCTTACGACCTGCAAGCCACGGCAAGACTGGT
The genomic region above belongs to Candidatus Neomarinimicrobiota bacterium and contains:
- a CDS encoding alpha/beta fold hydrolase, producing the protein MNLLRKCEWSCLLLLSIMILSCEESSSPEVEKTAGGLIRSELIHNYSAEEMGQLLAMLGIPDPHSVQTSFRAVKLIYYSPDVKGEMQRLSGAIIFPVDDLEHPVLSMQHGTVTRRDEVASVDPLNSSAGITALLTASLGYITLVPDYAGYGDSNDHHPYMHGELLANSVIDMIRAAQRYCDEEDIKRNERLFLAGYSEGGYATLAAQQLMETDYPDEFNLTAVAPMAGPYDLQATARLVLEGSEYTWPAYIGFMFVAYDQIYGLNNLDQVFVAPYNEQITAMYSGNLSFFEINNQLPVGIENLIRSEFRESFLEGTEHVYSDKFIENSLLSWQPNAPLRFIHGTQDATVPYSVAVATVNALVDGGAENVELIGIPGATHETAGMPAVMEMLAWFSTFDSQFGTNLIPI